One Helianthus annuus cultivar XRQ/B chromosome 7, HanXRQr2.0-SUNRISE, whole genome shotgun sequence genomic region harbors:
- the LOC110868375 gene encoding uncharacterized protein LOC110868375 — protein sequence MCRYYASVKQDTPLHLQQATTCILWLQFERVKKMDIRAITVGSLTSSWRNQKPPKTCYCSGRDPRPPSPQNGDDRSNNNNNNNNKDKFSTDWDKAWSSFKKQGKKSLLSQFTPNKYVSWNPRRSNYPLSEETDPIKRAERSNLQLWTGPGFTLGGAIVIVTFLLVYTILSPLN from the exons ATGTGTAGATATTATGCTAGTGTCAAACAAGACACACCACTACATCTTCAACAAGCAACCACCTGCATTCTGTGGCTGCAATTCGAGAGAGTGAAAAAAATGGATATTCGAGCGATAACCGTCGGTAGCCTGACGTCATCATGGAGGAACCAAAAACCTCCTAAAACCTGCTACTGCTCCGGCAGAGATCCACGCCCACCGTCGCCTCAGAACGGCGACGATCGgagcaataacaacaacaacaacaacaacaaag ATAAGTTTTCAACAGATTGGGATAAGGCATGGTCAAGTTTCAAAAAGCAAGGGAAGAAGAGTCTGTTATCACAGTTTACCCCAAACAAGTATGTGAGTTGGAACCCGAGGCGGTCCAACTACCCGTTATCCGAGGAGACGGACCCCATAAAAAGAGCAGAGAGGTCAAATTTGCAGTTATGGACTGGCCCGGGGTTCACTCTGGGGGGCGCGATTGTCATTGTGACCTTTCTTTTGGTATACACCATTCTTTCTCCTTTGAATTAG
- the LOC110868376 gene encoding WRKY transcription factor 44 has translation MNTEEGERILVAKPVASRPTISDFRSFYEVIGGGTNGSPSSEPTITAIRPKTVRFKPVMTSPPAQAELTGTQACNLSDKISKSNHTSPLLYKPLAKTVSRTAISLLANMETFNASHEQASTKNLASQSETVTGTNLPKPTPTKSGNDKRPQVYANDRDGSSYDGYNWRKYGQKQVKGSEHPRSYYKCSNPNCMVKKKVERSIDGKIAEIVYEGEHNHSKPRVPRRHAFDGTSEDLNRQIPNNELNHDEEVLGSSSRLTNSVKVQETCNHVSSEAFDVPRVHDGLTSKRRKSLSRINETRGEGLQEPRVVVHDGTDSEAISDGFRWRKYGQKIVKGNPYPRSYYKCTGVKCDVRKHVERASDDPSVFITTYEGKHNHEMPIKKPY, from the exons ATGAATACTGAAGAAGGTGAAAGGATACTTGTAGCAAAACCAGTAGCTTCAAGGCCTACAATTTCTGATTTTAGATCATTTTATGAGGTCATTGGTGGTGGCACCAATGGCTCACCTTCATCAGAACCTACAATCACTGCAATCAGACCGAAAACGGTTAGGTTTAAACCTGTCATGACCTCTCCACCAGCTCAG GCAGAGTTAACTGGAACTCAAGCTTGCAATTTATCTGATAAAATCTCGAAATCAAACCACACGTCTCCTTTGCTTTATAAACCGTTAGCAAAGACGGTATCAAGAACCGCCATCAGTTTATTGGCAAACATG GAAACATTTAATGCAAGTCATGAACAAGCATCAACTAAGAATCTCGCATCACAATCAGAGACGGTGACAGGCACAAATCTCCCAAAACCGACGCCAACGAAGTCTGGAAACGATAAGCGCCCACAGGTATACGCAAACGATCGTGACGGGTCTTCGTATGATGGTTATAACTGGAGGAAATATGGACAAAAACAAGTAAAAGGAAGTGAACACCCAAGAAGTTACTACAAGTGTTCTAATCCAAATTGTATGGTAAAAAAGAAGGTTGAAAGATCAATAGATGGAAAAATAGCCGAAATTGTGTATGAGGGTGAGCATAATCATTCGAAGCCGCGGGTTCCTCGACGTCATGCTTTTGATGGGACTAGCGAAGATTTAAACCGACAGATTCCAAATAACGAGCTTAATCATGATGAAGAAGTTCTTGGGTCGTCTTCACGTTTGACCAATTCGGTCAAAGTCCAAGAAACTTGTAATCATGTTTCAAGTGAAGCGTTTGATGTTCCTCGGGTTCATGATGGTCTCACAAGTAAAAGAAG gaAAAGTTTGAGTCGAATAAATGAAACACGGGGTGAAGGCTTACAAGAGCCTCGAGTTGTAGTTCATGATGGCACTGATTCAGAAGCAATCTCAGACGGTTTTCGTTGGAGAAAATACGGGCAGAAAATTGTCAAGGGAAATCCTTATCCCAG AAGCTACTACAAATGCACTGGTGTTAAGTGTGATGTGAGGAAACATGTGGAAAGAGCATCAGATGATCCAAGTGTTTTCATCACAACATATGAAGGCAAACATAATCATGAAATGCCAATCAAGAAACCATACTAA